In Halanaeroarchaeum sp. HSR-CO, one DNA window encodes the following:
- a CDS encoding phosphate ABC transporter substrate-binding protein PstS family protein, with amino-acid sequence MTGTGTRRMSRRQFVTTTGLAGAVALAGCTSSEEPGSDDGLSGDIRISGSSTVYPVAQEMSRRFAQQNENVNFDITRDGSSGGFENVFIPGDSDINNASRSITESEIQACKDNGFDPAEFFVAQDALTIVVNNENDWIDSISLEELGEVWSPDTKPELWSDVNDDWPDEPFDLYGPATTSGTFDYFTEAVTGEAGKIRSDFEGTEEDDLIAQGVEGSEYAMGYLPFAYYTNNPDDVKALSLIEDGSDPVEPSLEGAQSGNYPLARPLYFYANSEKLQEKAHLEAFVRFYVNSAAEDFVADEIGYVPSSQEMVDENLATLNEYVD; translated from the coding sequence ATGACAGGAACCGGTACTCGGCGCATGTCCCGACGACAGTTCGTAACAACCACGGGTCTCGCGGGAGCGGTCGCACTGGCGGGGTGTACCTCCAGTGAGGAGCCGGGTTCGGACGACGGCCTCTCGGGAGACATCCGTATCTCGGGGAGTAGTACGGTCTACCCGGTCGCCCAGGAGATGTCCCGGCGGTTCGCTCAACAGAACGAGAATGTCAACTTCGACATCACCCGCGATGGCAGCAGCGGTGGATTCGAGAACGTCTTCATCCCGGGCGACAGCGACATCAACAACGCGAGTCGCTCCATCACCGAATCGGAGATCCAGGCGTGCAAGGACAACGGATTCGACCCCGCCGAGTTCTTCGTCGCGCAGGACGCGCTCACCATCGTCGTCAACAACGAGAACGACTGGATCGACTCGATTAGCCTCGAGGAACTGGGCGAGGTCTGGTCGCCGGATACCAAACCGGAGCTGTGGTCGGACGTCAACGACGACTGGCCCGACGAACCGTTCGACCTCTATGGACCTGCGACGACCTCCGGCACCTTCGATTACTTCACGGAGGCCGTGACCGGTGAAGCGGGCAAGATTCGATCCGACTTCGAGGGGACCGAAGAGGACGACCTGATCGCCCAGGGTGTCGAGGGCAGCGAGTACGCGATGGGCTATCTCCCATTCGCCTACTACACCAACAACCCCGACGACGTCAAAGCGCTCTCGTTGATCGAAGACGGTTCCGACCCCGTCGAACCAAGCCTGGAGGGTGCACAGAGCGGCAACTACCCGCTCGCGCGTCCCCTGTACTTCTACGCGAACAGCGAGAAACTCCAGGAGAAAGCACACCTCGAGGCGTTCGTCCGATTCTACGTCAATTCGGCAGCCGAAGACTTCGTCGCCGACGAGATCGGCTACGTGCCGAGTTCCCAGGAGATGGTCGACGAGAACCTCGCGACGCTAAACGAGTACGTGGACTGA